The window TAAGGTTCTTATATAGGTGATATCCGACACCCATGCCTGGCCTGTGGCAGCTGCTGTAAAGTTACGGTCCAGCAGATTTTCACTCACCGCAAAGCTATGCCTGGAATCAGTTGTAGTCTTGAACCTTCTTTTCATTTTGGCCCTGATGTTTGCCTGCTTCATTAATCTGGCTACTCTGGGCCTGGAGACATACACATGTTTGCCTTTCAGGGCTTTGTATATCCTGGGGCTACCATAGCGTTGCCTACTTTTCTTATGCTCCTGCCTGATCAAAGATAGTATCTGTTGATTCTGCTGCTTTCTCTTTGATGCAGGTCGTTTCAACGAAGCATAGTAACCGCTTTTGCTCACTTTAAAGACTTTGCACATCCTCTCAACGGGAAACATTGAGCTATGAGAGCTTATAAACCTGTAGACTTCCCGTCTCCCCTGGAGAAGATGCTTATTGCCTTTTTTAAGATGCGGGGGGCCGCCCCATCCCTTTCCATCTCCACATCTCTAAGCTGCTTCTGGAGCCCTGCTATCTCTGCTTCTTCTGGAGTATGTTTGGGCTTGCCATGGCCAGAGAAGCTGCCTTCTCCCTTATCTAAAAACTCCTTACGCCAGCGGGAAATGAGCTCCGGGCGAATTCCAAGCTCCGCTGCCAGTTCACTGAAGTTCTCTCTGTTCTGGCTGAGCTCCACGGTCATCAGCTTAAACTCCTTATCAAATTTTCTTCTTTCTTTGGACATAGCGTTAAGTTATTGGTTTTTCGCTTAACTTATCGTCCACTCAAATGTAGCAGCTCCAGTTCGGGGCGGCCGCCGCCTTTAGCTTTGGGAGGTAGTACAAAACCAAGATAGGCAGTAGTATCTTTAAAACATACCGGCTTAGGTGAACTATGGCCGCCGCTGGATAAGATCCTACCCGCGATTTAGTACCTAAGCCGGTTGATAAGGACAAGCTTCAAATAGAAATTCAGGCTTAAGGCCTAATAGCAAGGTTTTGAAAGTGTCCCTATCCTTTTTGATTTATCCTTAAAAGTGAAGTTATGAAATTTTCTTTTTTCATCGGGGTAGACATTAGCAAAAAGACCTTAGACTTTGCTGTAAGAGATCACTACAAGCTTATTTTTCATCTAAAGGTGGAGAACTCTGCGGCTGGCCTTAAAGAGTTCAAAGCCGAATGTAAAGCACATGAGGTAGAATTAAAACACAGTCTTTTGTGCTGTGAGCATACTGGCCTTTACAGTCAATGCCTGCTTAGTCTGCTTTCTGGAGATGACTGTTCCCTGTGGCTGGAATCTTCCCTTCGAATCAAACGCTCCATAGGATTGCAAAGAGGTAAGAATGATAAAGTAGATGCCATCAGGATCAGTGAATATGCCTTCCGCTATGCTGATAAGGCCCTGCTCTGGCAGCCAGAGCGAGAAGTGCTACTGGAGATAAAGCAGCTTGTTTCGTTGAGGAAAAGGCTTCTTAACGCCAAGAATGCACTGAAAGTGCCTTTAGGAGAATTAGCTGGTTTCCAAAATAAGAAGCTTCTAAAAGAGCTGGAAAAACTGAATAAAAAGCCTGTTGAGGCACTGGAGAAGCAGATCACAACAA of the Flammeovirgaceae bacterium 311 genome contains:
- a CDS encoding Transposase IS3 family protein (COG2963 Transposase and inactivated derivatives), which encodes MSKERRKFDKEFKLMTVELSQNRENFSELAAELGIRPELISRWRKEFLDKGEGSFSGHGKPKHTPEEAEIAGLQKQLRDVEMERDGAAPRILKKAISIFSRGDGKSTGL
- a CDS encoding transposase IS116/IS110/IS902 family protein (COG3547 Transposase and inactivated derivatives), which encodes MKFSFFIGVDISKKTLDFAVRDHYKLIFHLKVENSAAGLKEFKAECKAHEVELKHSLLCCEHTGLYSQCLLSLLSGDDCSLWLESSLRIKRSIGLQRGKNDKVDAIRISEYAFRYADKALLWQPEREVLLEIKQLVSLRKRLLNAKNALKVPLGELAGFQNKKLLKELEKLNKKPVEALEKQITTIEKKIRSLIKEDETLSQLFAWVTSVDGVGEVIFWEVITTTNEFKIFKCPRKFACYAGVSPFEHSSGTSIRGKTRVSQFANKKMKKLFHMGAMAAICKDGELANYYFRKVEEGKSKMAVLNAIRNKIIHRIFACVRDNRKYEKIYTTALV